A single region of the Camelus ferus isolate YT-003-E chromosome 2, BCGSAC_Cfer_1.0, whole genome shotgun sequence genome encodes:
- the LOC102504945 gene encoding ferritin light chain-like encodes MSSQIRQNYSSEVEASVNHLVNMHLRASYNYLSLGFYFNRDDVALEDTGHFFHELAEEKRDGAECLLKMQNQRSGHALFQDVQKPSQDEWGKTQDAMEAATVLEKNLNQALLDLHSLGSAHAYPHLCDFLENHFLDEEVKLIKKMGDHLTNLRRLSGPQAGLGECLFERLSLKHD; translated from the coding sequence ATGAGCTCCCAGATTCGTCAGAATTATTCCAGCGAGGTTGAGGCCTCTGTCAACCATCTGGTCAACATGCATCTGCGGGCCTCCTACAACtacctctctctgggcttctattTCAACCGAGACGATGTGGCTCTGGAGGACACTGGCCACTTTTTCCACGAATTGGCTGAGGAGAAGCGCGACGGTGCCGAGTGTCTCTTGAAAATGCAAAACCAGCGCAGCGGCCATGCCCTCTTCCAGGACGTGCAGAAGCCATCTCAAGATGAGTGGGGTAAAACCCAGGATGCTATGGAAGCTGCTACTGTCCTGGAGAAGAACCTGAACCAGGCCCTTTTGGATCTGCATTCCCTGGGTTCTGCCCACGCATACCCACATCTCTGTGACTTCCTGGAGAACCACTTCCTGGATGAGGAGGTGAAACTCATCAAGAAGATGGGTGACCACCTGACTAACCTCCGCAGGCTCtctggtccccaggctgggctgggtgagTGTCTCTTCGAAAGGCTCTCCCTCAAGCACGACTAG